The Methylocystis rosea genome includes the window TGCTCATCGCCATCATCGGGGGGCGCATCGCGCCGAGCTTCACCCGCAACTGGCTGGCGAAGAATTCGCCAGCTGAAGTGGAGCCCGCGCCTTTCGGCGCGCTCGATCGTTTCGCGCTCGCGGCGACGCTCGTGGCGCTCGTCGCCTGGGTCGCGTTTCCCGACGCCGGACTTACCGCGGCTCCGCTCATTATCGCCGGCGCGGCGCTCTTTCTACGTCTTATCCGCTGGCGCGGCGTCAGCACGCGCGCGGAACCGATGCTCTTCGTGCTGCATCTGGGCTATGGCTGGGTGCCCTTGGGCTTCCTGCTCATCGGCGGCAATGAACTATGGGGAGTCGCGGGTCCTGCCGCGCCTCTGCATGCCCTCACCGTCGGCGCCATCGGAACAATGACGCTCGCGGTGATGACCCGCGCAACGCGCGGCCACACCGGTCGCCCGCTCCTCGCAGATCGGTGGACGGCCGCGATCTACGTCGCCATAACTTTGGCGGCCATCCTGCGCATCGGCGCGCCTTTCATGGGCGAGCACTACTTCGCAGCCCTCGCGGTCGCCGGCGGGATGTGGAGCCTGGCCTACGGCCTCTTCGTGGTGCTCTATTTCGGGATGGTGACGACGAGGCGCTTGCATCAAACCGCCTAAAGGCCAGTTCCCGGAAAGGTCGACCAAGCTTGCCGACGTTTCTCACCCGAGGGCAAACATGCCAAGCGGGCTATGCTTGCGTGCGATGCTATAAATGAAAAGAAAAGCTGCGATCGCGCCGGCCATCGCCGCCAACCGCAACTTGAACGCCTTGGCTCGGAGCGCCCAGTAACCCAGAAAAATATAGAGCGGCAGCATGACCACGACCTTCATGGTCAGCCAAGTGTCAACAAACGGGTATTGACGCGTGACGGCCGTCAGCATGAGGGCAGCCGTGAAGAGCACGGTGTCGATAGCGTAGGAGGCAAGCCGCGCGAGCAGCGACGGTGGCCATGACGCCGCGAGCAAGTTCAAAGCGAGCGCCCGCATAAGGCAGAAGCCGCCGCTCGCCAGCGCCGCCGCGACGTGGACGGCGCGAATCTCGAAGTAATAGGCTTCCATGCAAGTGGCGGATCACGCCGCACGCTTCGCCGGTCCCGCCTCCAGTTCCCTGTCCTCCTGCTCCACTTCATGAGGCTGGCGGCGCGGCCGGAGCCACAGGCTGACAACGAACCAGGCGAAGGCCAATGCGCCTATCGAGAAGACCGTGTCGCCCGGCACGCGCATCCATACCAAAAGATCGACGATCGGCTGCTGCATGAACTGCTCAGAGCGGGCGTACCAATAACCTTCATTGATCGCGGCAAGGAGTTGCAGCGTGCCGAGCGGCAGGAGCGTGAACAACGCCATCATCGCCAGCCCCACGTTGAAGCACCAGAAGCTGATGCTGAGGATCTTCTCGTTCCAGACGAGTTCGGGCATCATTCCGCGCAGGCAGAACAACACGAGGCCGATGCCGAGCATCCCATAGACGCCGAACAGCGCCGTGTGGCCGTGCAGCGGTGTCAGGTTGAGCCCCTGCATGTAATAGAGCGAGAGCGGCGGGTTGATCAGGAAACCGAACAGACCGGCTCCCACGAGATTCCAGAAGGAGACAGCGATGAAGAACAGCACGGGCCATTTATAGCGCTGCATCCATGGCGTGGCGCCGCAAAACCGCCAATGCTCATAGGCCTCGAAGCCGATGTAGGCGAGCGGCACGACTTCCAGCGCGGAGAAACTGGCGCCAAGCGCCAGCACCGACGTCGGAGTGCCGGCGAAATAGAGATGATGCAGTGTGCCGATCACGCCGCCGGCCATAAAGACAATCGTCGCGAACAGCACCGCCGAAGTTGCCGGCTTGACTGCGACCAGGCCGAGGCGGGTGAACAGGAAGGCGACGACGGCGGTGGCGAACACCTCGAAAAACCCTTCGACCCACAAGTGCACCAGCCACCACCGCCAATACTCGACCATCGACAGATGCGTATGCTCGTTCCACATCAGCCCCGCGCCGTAGAACAGGCCGATCGCAACGGTCGAGAGGAAGAAAAGAGCGACGATGGAGTGTGACTCATTTTTTACCAGCAGCGCCGGCCACAAGGCGCGGCCGACGAGGATGAGCCACAGCAGCAGTCCGATAAAGAGGAACCACTGCCAGAAACGCCCGATATCGGCATACTCCCAGCCCTGATGCCCGAACCAGAAATTGTGTTCCAATCCCAGCCGTTGCATGACCGCGAGCCATTGGCCCGCGAAGGCGCCGACGACAATGATCAGCAAGCAGATCCAGAGCACATTCACCCCGAGCGCCTGGAACTTCGGCTCGTAGCCGGAAATCGCCGGCGCCATGTAGAGCCCAGTGCCCAGCCAGGCCGTGGCGATCCACAGCACGGCCAATTGCGTGTGCCAGGTGCGGGTGATCGAATAGGGAAGGATCTCCGCCATCGGGTAGCCGTAAAACAGCTGCCCCTCGACCTGGTAATGGGCGCTTATGGCGCCAAACAGGATCTGGACGAGAAACAGGGCAAGAAGCACCCAAAAATACTTGGCGGTCGCGCGCATGGACGGCGTGACCCTCACGTTGCGCATCGGATCACGCGCGGGCACGTCGCACGTCTCGCCGCCGCGCGCATGACTGACGGCGCGGTGCCAGCCGAGAAGCCCGATGCCGGCAAGCAGAAAAACCACGCTGAACGCAGACCAGATGAAGGTGGTTGCAGGCGGGCGGTTGTCGATCAACGGCTAGCTCGGCCAGTTGTTGGTGTAGGTGACGTGGCTTCCCGGCCGCTCCGTGGTCGCGGCCCACGCGGTCCACCAGAAGAAGGCGCATAGCGCCCGTCGATGCTCGGCGTCGGCGACAGTGCCGTTCTTCATTGCGTAGTTCTCGCGAAGCTCCGCGCTGCGCGGATCGTCGCCGAATAGGCTCTCATAGTGGCTAGAGACGAGGACGATCGCCTGAGCCCGCTCCTCAGACACAGTGATTGTCCCAGTTTTCGGATCGAACGTGTTTCGCCTCATCATCGGGCGCAGCCGTCCCCGCAGAGAACTCTGCTGCTCCTCGCTGAGATCAGCGTAGCGGCCGGCCGCGAACTCGCGGCGCGCCCAGGCGTCCAGGATGGCGACGAGTTCCCGGTGCTGCCAGTCGGCGGTCCAGTCCGGCGCGACGTAGCCGCCATGGCCCCAGACGGAGCCGAGTTGCATACCGCCGATCGACTGCCATACCTGCCGGCCGCGCTGGATGTCGTCGATTGTATAGACCGTTCGGCCTCTTTCCGTAACGACGCGCTCCGGCAATGGCGGCGCCTTGACGCTGATTTCGCGGCCAATGAGCAAAAGCACGGCGAAGGAAAGCGCCAACAGGGCGACGAGCGAGATCCAGAGTTTACGCGCGCTTTCCAGCTTTCCACGACGCCCTCCTAGAACTCAACAGCGAAACGGCCGGCGCGGCGCATCGTAAAGGAAAGCGCCCAGTGCGAGTTCAAGAGTCGCCGCTACCTTCCAAACAGACGCTCTCGGTTCACGTCCTAGGGAGCTTCGCGGAATCGCCAATACAGGACAAGGCGCTTCGTGTATGACGCGCTCGGTTGTGCTCCCGATGATCGAGTCCAAAGCGCTATCGCGACCATCGGTCTGCATAACGATCAGGTCAGCGCGCATTTCTACCGCACAGGCAACTATCGTTCCAACGAGACTCACCGTTGCGGATCTCCAGATTTGGAAACCCCCCGTCTTCCAGATTCAAGGCTCGAGCTATTATCGGCGACAACGCTCGTGCAACGGTCTCCATCTAGAGCCGGTCCCTCAGGTCGAGGCAAAATTACAAGCGGGAGAACTTAGAGAATGCCATCTTCCATGGCGTTCCGCTCCCAATGCTTCTTTCGTCAGCCGCTGGTCCAAATTCTAGGCTCGGCGCACCATGCCGAGGAATTCCTCTCGTGAGCGGGCGTCGTCGCGGATTACGCCGAGTAACCGGCTAGTGGTCAATGTGGATCCGAGCGTGTTCACGCCACGCAAGGTCATGCAACTGTGTTCGGCCTCGACGACCACTCCTACTCCTTGCGGCTCGAGAATTTCCTGGATGGCTTCGGCGATCTCAGCGGTTAGCTTCTCCTGAATCTGTAATCGACGCGCGAATCCGTGCACGACCCGCGCCAGTTTGGAGATTCCCACGACCCTGTTTGTCGGCAGGTAACCGACATGCGCGCGTCCGATCACCGGCAGCATGTGATGTTCGCAAAAAGTAACGACGCGGATGTTCTTCAATACGACCAGCTCGTCATAACCGCCCACTTCTTCGAACGTGCGCTTGAGATATTCGCGAGGATCGGCGGCGTAGCCAGCGAACAATTCGCGATAAGAACGCGCCACCCGCTCAGGCGTATCGATCAAACCTTCGCGGTTCGGATCGTCGCCTGCCCATTCGATAAGAACCCGCACAGCCGCTTCAGCTTCAGCCTGGGTACGCTTCGACCTTCGGACTCCGCTAAAGTTGTTGTCCAAACCCATTAAACGACTCGGGCCGTCACGAAATCGATCTGCATGGGCCGAAACTAGATATTCAGTTTGTTGGCTTGACGCTCGATCATTCGCGCATCTCCTAACATTATTCGGCGGGTGCTGCGTCTGTTGCGGTAACAACTGATCACCCCGATGGAAGCCCTGCTTGGGGCTATCCATCGGAGCTGACTTGCAGTGGCTCAGTTGCCGCGTTGCTCCTTGTTCAAAAGCTTGAGCCATCCCTCGACTTCGGCGCTCAACTTGCCCGTTCCCGCGAGTTTTAGCGTGGGCGCCAGCATGCCACGCTCGACGATCGGCAAGGGCAGCACGCCCTGTCCGCCCATGCCGTTATGCGCGGTGATCTGACCGTCCTTCGAATCCGCGAGCAGAATGCGGCCTACGACTTCGAGCTTATCCATGTCGATAACGATCAAGTCATTGGCGAATTTGCTCGCCACATAGGCGTAATAGCCGCCCCCCTTCTTATGTCCGAAGTTGACGCCGTGGCAGCCTGCTTCGCAGGGCAGGCTTTTCACCACCTTGTCGGTCTTCACGTCGACAATCGTGACTGTGGCGCTCAATGTGTTCGCCGTGACGACGTATTTGCCGTCCGGGCTGACCGGGGTCTGGATCGGAAGCAGGCCATAAGCCTCGCCCTTGTGCGCGCCGCTGATCGGGTCGTAATCGGCAGCGAGGTCGATGTCTTTGACCTTCTTCTTGTTGTCAATGTCGATGACCGTCAATGAGGAGAGCATGGCGGGGGGCGTGCCGAGCAGATTGGCGGCATAGCCCTTATGGTTCATGTCGCTCCAGATCGCGATCGGAATAACGCCGCCGGTCGGAATTTCCGTCGCTTTCTCGGTCGCGAGATCGACGACGGTAACGCTTCCCGCCAGCGCGTTCGGCGTCATCATATATTTGCCGTCGTCGGTGATGTGATGGCCGTGGGGGCCGGAATGCGGGCCGACATTAATGTTGCCCATCGCCGAAGGGAATTCGCCAGGCGACAGTTTCGCCACGCGGTCCTCGCCATTGATGGCGACATAGAGCATGCCGTTTACCGGGCTCGTCATCACATGAGACGGATTTTGTCCAACGACCTGCGTGTTAAGAACCTTTCCGCTCTCGCGGTCGAAGGTGGTCAGCCGTTTGTCGAACCATTCCGTCTGATAAATGTATTTATATGTCGGATCGGGCCACATATTGTGAGGGTTGTTCATATTCTGCTCGACGCCCTTGACTTTTTTCTTGAGCGTCCAATCCGCCGCGTCGATTTGCGTCGCCGTTCCGAACTTCGTCTTGCCGCTCACCCCTTCAAACTGCGTGTTGACCCAGACCTCGCCGACGCCGGGCGTCTTGGGCGTCAGCAGCGTGTTCGGCGCCGAAAGGCTGAGCGCGCTCAGATTGATCTGCGCGCCGCCGAGATTGAGTCCGAGATCGGGAAGCTTCACCTCCCACTTCGGCTGCCGATAGTCGCGCCATAGCGCCGGCGTCGTGGCGACGAAGAAGGTGCGGAGCAGCTTCTTGGCGATGTCGCTTGTCGTCGGAACTTTGGCGCCGGTCACGAGCTGCAATTCGCCGCCGATGTCCAGCCCTTCCGTCTTCGGATCGTCGACGACAACGGCGCCGAACATGTAGGGATGGACCTTGCAAGTGAAGACATAGAGCCCCGGTTTGTCGAAGGTCTGCGTAACGCTGGCGTTCGACGGCTTCTCCTGATCGACCGGGAATTTGTCCGCGCCAGGCTGCCAGGCAAGACTGGTGATGGTGTGATCCGTATTGGTGTCCGTCATCTTGATGAGCACCGCCTCGCCAGGCTTCACCACAACGAGCGAGCCGCCGCTCTTGGGATCCTTGAACCATTTGCCGGGCTCGTCGGTCATCTCCAGCACGGCCGACGGTAGGACCCCGGGGCGGCTGATGATGACGTCGTCAGATTTCACGGCGTCTTTCGCCTGCGCCGCCAGCGGCGCAGCAAGCGAGGTCGTCGCCACGGCCAACGTCAGAAAGGATACGCGGTTCATGATTGTTGCGTGGTTCATGCCTTTAACTCCCCCGTTCCGCCATTGATCATTCGATGACGCGGAAATCACCCATCATTCCAGACTGCATGTGTTGGATAACGTGACAGTGGTAGTGCCAGTCGCCGGGGCCAACACCCTCGCCGGCCTTCACGATGAACGAGGTGCGGCTGATTGGACCGATGTTGACGGTGTCAACGCCGGCGGTTGCTCCGGGCTCGATCCAGCGATGCGCATGGAGATGGAAAGTATGGAACGCGGTGCCAATCCCCATGACGTGGAAGCGAACCTTTTCGCCCAGGCGCGCGCCGACGGTCGGATTAGTCCATAACGGAATCTCCTTGCC containing:
- a CDS encoding SirB2 family protein, with amino-acid sequence MEAYYFEIRAVHVAAALASGGFCLMRALALNLLAASWPPSLLARLASYAIDTVLFTAALMLTAVTRQYPFVDTWLTMKVVVMLPLYIFLGYWALRAKAFKLRLAAMAGAIAAFLFIYSIARKHSPLGMFALG
- the folE gene encoding GTP cyclohydrolase I FolE is translated as MGLDNNFSGVRRSKRTQAEAEAAVRVLIEWAGDDPNREGLIDTPERVARSYRELFAGYAADPREYLKRTFEEVGGYDELVVLKNIRVVTFCEHHMLPVIGRAHVGYLPTNRVVGISKLARVVHGFARRLQIQEKLTAEIAEAIQEILEPQGVGVVVEAEHSCMTLRGVNTLGSTLTTSRLLGVIRDDARSREEFLGMVRRA
- a CDS encoding NnrS family protein — its product is MPPIPRYRAQASQNPVAIFLSAGFRPFFLFAALWAAVGLPLSIAYLEAAAELPTRFAPSLWHAHEMAFGFGGAVVAGFLLTAIPNWTGRLPLQGAPLAGLVALWLLGRIAVLTSNSAPALVSAALDLAFPAVFIFVVAREIATGRNWRNLPMVAALALLFFGNLLTHLEAMDLAATGAIGARVGVATLIMLIAIIGGRIAPSFTRNWLAKNSPAEVEPAPFGALDRFALAATLVALVAWVAFPDAGLTAAPLIIAGAALFLRLIRWRGVSTRAEPMLFVLHLGYGWVPLGFLLIGGNELWGVAGPAAPLHALTVGAIGTMTLAVMTRATRGHTGRPLLADRWTAAIYVAITLAAILRIGAPFMGEHYFAALAVAGGMWSLAYGLFVVLYFGMVTTRRLHQTA
- a CDS encoding universal stress protein; translated protein: MRADLIVMQTDGRDSALDSIIGSTTERVIHEAPCPVLAIPRSSLGREPRASVWKVAATLELALGAFLYDAPRRPFRC